A single genomic interval of Halobacillus halophilus DSM 2266 harbors:
- a CDS encoding DUF2785 domain-containing protein, translating to METRLIDVLQPIKDNDYQLPENQSLQELTTMMLQKIGSVHPVLRDDLIHTIFTTFIERGHYSHEQLKNILQSILNKNYLFYRIGTSKREEDAVFKRSFSVLLIPPIMNKHRRTPFLKEAEVHRVWHNLKKYMQQESDHRGYVKGKGWAHAMAHAADALYHVASCDEITEAEIREMLPIIKAQFLIDHPYLFDEEERMVTAVMIMFKKIKPQARIEWLETLLYVRESWQDPREDIIINNSKHFLRALYFRMLEGDHRDLRQVLENLLRELRKQEAY from the coding sequence ATGGAAACGCGACTCATTGATGTGTTGCAGCCCATTAAAGATAACGACTACCAACTGCCTGAAAACCAAAGCCTGCAGGAGCTGACAACGATGATGCTCCAGAAGATCGGTTCGGTTCATCCGGTACTTAGGGACGATCTGATCCATACCATTTTTACAACGTTTATTGAACGTGGGCACTACAGTCACGAACAATTAAAAAATATATTACAATCCATTTTGAATAAAAACTATCTCTTTTACCGGATCGGTACGTCTAAAAGAGAGGAAGATGCGGTCTTTAAACGAAGTTTTTCTGTTTTATTAATTCCTCCCATAATGAATAAACATCGGAGGACCCCCTTTTTAAAAGAAGCAGAGGTCCACAGGGTTTGGCATAATCTCAAAAAGTACATGCAGCAGGAATCAGATCACCGCGGGTATGTAAAAGGGAAGGGCTGGGCCCATGCAATGGCTCATGCAGCCGATGCTCTCTATCACGTGGCTTCCTGTGATGAAATTACAGAAGCGGAAATACGAGAAATGCTGCCGATTATTAAAGCTCAGTTTCTCATTGACCACCCCTATTTATTTGATGAAGAAGAACGGATGGTAACTGCGGTTATGATCATGTTTAAGAAAATTAAGCCGCAAGCGCGAATAGAGTGGCTGGAAACTCTGCTCTATGTGCGGGAAAGCTGGCAGGATCCTCGGGAGGATATTATAATAAATAACAGCAAGCACTTCCTGAGAGCCCTTTATTTCCGTATGCTGGAAGGAGATCATAGGGACCTTCGGCAGGTTTTAGAGAACTTGCTCCGTGAACTTAGAAAACAAGAAGCCTATTGA
- a CDS encoding NifU N-terminal domain-containing protein — MAVKVEETPNPNARKFTTDSMIFQGDGSVSVMPGQTSDHKILNDLMNFDGVDNVFGFQNFITVNKLPNAEWETLTPKVEGLLAEYGY; from the coding sequence ATGGCAGTAAAAGTAGAAGAAACACCAAATCCGAATGCTCGTAAATTTACGACGGATTCAATGATTTTCCAAGGGGATGGCAGTGTATCTGTTATGCCTGGACAGACAAGTGACCATAAAATTTTAAATGATCTCATGAACTTTGATGGAGTAGATAATGTGTTCGGCTTCCAAAACTTTATTACCGTAAATAAATTACCGAATGCTGAATGGGAAACATTGACTCCTAAAGTCGAAGGATTGCTAGCTGAATACGGATATTAA
- a CDS encoding DUF4349 domain-containing protein: protein MVTKILKLALSIMLLLAVSAACSQNEDNSAETSEEASSDSAESNGLSETPSQAENGEENGPARIAQSSEQRMMVYEAHIDVETNNYDQFHQHLQERMNQQDAQMVESTISKNEQGRRQGHIRIRVPQPNFESLLTEIEEISSEVLSRNISGRDVTEEYVDLESRLQAKEKIESRLLTFLEQAEATEDLIKISQDLERVQSEIEGLKGKIKYLENQSDFSTITVSIQETAAGANLNNSPGSIWEETKLAFINSLHYVGQFFSWLIVFFLGYSPFLALIAGVGLLFWLVRRKKKKSSS, encoded by the coding sequence ATGGTGACGAAGATACTGAAACTTGCCTTAAGCATCATGCTGCTTCTTGCTGTCTCAGCAGCCTGCAGTCAAAATGAAGACAACAGTGCGGAGACATCCGAAGAAGCTTCGTCCGATTCTGCCGAGTCCAATGGATTGTCAGAAACTCCTTCTCAAGCGGAAAACGGTGAGGAAAACGGCCCGGCCCGTATCGCTCAAAGTAGCGAACAACGCATGATGGTGTATGAAGCTCATATCGACGTGGAAACGAATAATTACGATCAATTTCACCAGCATCTTCAGGAAAGAATGAATCAGCAGGATGCTCAAATGGTCGAAAGCACTATTAGCAAAAATGAGCAAGGCAGACGGCAGGGTCATATCCGCATCCGGGTGCCTCAGCCGAACTTTGAATCTCTGCTTACAGAAATCGAAGAGATCAGCAGTGAAGTTCTCTCCAGAAATATATCCGGACGCGATGTTACCGAAGAATACGTGGATTTAGAATCTCGTCTGCAAGCTAAGGAAAAGATTGAATCGCGACTGCTTACCTTTTTGGAACAAGCCGAAGCGACCGAAGATTTAATAAAAATCTCTCAAGATCTCGAGCGCGTTCAATCTGAAATTGAAGGATTAAAAGGGAAGATAAAGTATTTAGAGAATCAGAGCGATTTTTCTACGATCACGGTCTCCATCCAGGAAACGGCGGCCGGTGCAAATTTGAATAACTCCCCGGGCAGCATCTGGGAAGAAACCAAGCTGGCGTTTATCAATTCGTTGCATTACGTTGGTCAATTCTTCTCCTGGCTCATTGTATTCTTCCTGGGCTACTCTCCATTTCTCGCGCTGATTGCCGGAGTGGGTCTGCTTTTTTGGCTGGTCAGAAGAAAAAAGAAAAAGTCATCCTCCTAA
- a CDS encoding DegV family protein produces MNVQIVCDSASDLSPETLESYSLTMVPLKVTINGEEYEDGKTISPSDVYDKMRNGETPKTSQVSSQAFRETFTEFVKNDQPFIYFAFSSELSGTYQSAKMVEEEIKEEYPHAQFEVIDTKAASLGCGLVAIRAAELAEDGYSFEEILEAGKFQAAHMEHIFTVADLEYLYRGGRVSKASAFVGSLLKIKPLLHMENGKLIPLEKIRGSKKVWKRMIEIMKERGKDLKHQRIGISHGDDLETAEQLADMIRSEFETEDIRFEMVGSAVGAHAGPGTIALFFLNDTPQ; encoded by the coding sequence ATGAATGTGCAAATTGTATGTGATTCAGCCAGTGATCTATCCCCTGAAACTCTCGAAAGCTATTCGTTAACCATGGTCCCCTTAAAAGTGACCATTAATGGAGAAGAGTATGAAGACGGGAAAACCATATCCCCCAGTGACGTCTATGACAAAATGCGAAACGGAGAAACCCCTAAAACTTCTCAGGTTTCCTCCCAGGCTTTTCGAGAAACGTTCACAGAATTTGTAAAGAACGATCAGCCCTTTATTTATTTTGCCTTTTCATCGGAACTATCCGGTACATATCAAAGCGCAAAAATGGTAGAGGAAGAAATTAAAGAAGAGTACCCTCACGCTCAGTTCGAAGTTATCGATACGAAAGCAGCCTCTCTGGGTTGCGGGCTGGTGGCCATAAGAGCTGCTGAACTTGCGGAAGATGGCTATTCATTCGAAGAAATTTTAGAAGCTGGAAAGTTTCAGGCAGCTCATATGGAGCATATTTTCACGGTCGCGGATCTGGAATACTTATATCGCGGCGGCCGCGTAAGCAAAGCTTCTGCATTTGTCGGGAGCCTGCTTAAAATTAAACCGCTGCTTCATATGGAAAATGGTAAGCTTATTCCGCTTGAAAAAATTCGCGGTTCGAAAAAAGTATGGAAGCGAATGATTGAAATTATGAAGGAACGCGGCAAAGATTTAAAACATCAGCGTATTGGCATCAGCCACGGCGATGATTTGGAAACCGCGGAGCAGCTGGCGGATATGATCCGATCCGAGTTTGAGACCGAAGATATCCGTTTTGAAATGGTCGGCTCAGCTGTCGGTGCTCATGCAGGTCCCGGAACCATTGCCTTATTTTTCTTAAATGATACACCTCAATAG
- a CDS encoding YisL family protein, whose translation MAHLHITSWVIAFVLVGLVTTFARSGNDKGAKISHMILRADYLLILYSGGSLFASYANYGGLIIFKVLVGLWTIVAMEMACVKYKKKKPAAIWWAQLLIAGAIAIILGFGFLGAGILPA comes from the coding sequence TTGGCACATCTACATATTACCTCATGGGTAATCGCATTTGTTTTAGTGGGACTTGTTACAACATTTGCCCGGAGCGGTAATGATAAAGGGGCAAAAATATCCCATATGATTCTGCGGGCGGACTACTTATTGATTCTTTATTCAGGAGGATCGCTCTTTGCAAGTTACGCGAACTACGGCGGACTGATTATTTTCAAGGTTTTAGTCGGCTTGTGGACGATCGTGGCTATGGAAATGGCATGCGTGAAGTATAAGAAAAAGAAACCAGCTGCCATTTGGTGGGCGCAGCTGTTAATAGCAGGAGCCATCGCAATTATTTTAGGCTTTGGATTCCTTGGAGCAGGCATACTTCCTGCTTAA
- a CDS encoding YitT family protein: MFTVELRRIIIVLLGAVFNAISLNLFLIEANVYASGFTGVAQLLTSIFNDFLGVPGISTGLILFILNIPVVILGWFKVGKGFTVYSVVSVAFTTLFLELIPVLQLSEDIILNAVFGGVLGGMGVGITLKWGASTGGLDIVAMVLSRMKDRPIGIYFLVLNSAIIAIAGLLYEPENALYTLLTLYVTTRVIDAVHTRHEKLTAMIITSKAADLEKAIHSQMVRGITTLPARGAFTQQDKNMMIMVITRYELYDLQHIIQDVDPSAFTNIVQTTGIFGFFRKDDK, encoded by the coding sequence TTGTTCACAGTTGAACTAAGAAGAATTATTATTGTGTTGTTAGGGGCAGTATTTAATGCTATCTCCCTGAACCTGTTTCTCATTGAAGCCAATGTTTACGCGAGCGGGTTCACCGGGGTTGCCCAGCTGCTTACCAGTATATTTAACGATTTTTTAGGTGTGCCAGGAATTAGTACAGGTCTCATCTTATTCATACTTAATATTCCAGTAGTGATTTTAGGCTGGTTTAAAGTAGGGAAGGGGTTTACGGTTTATAGTGTTGTATCAGTCGCCTTCACTACCCTTTTTCTTGAATTAATCCCCGTGCTGCAGCTTTCAGAGGATATTATCCTGAATGCCGTATTTGGCGGTGTACTTGGTGGTATGGGTGTCGGAATTACGCTCAAATGGGGTGCGTCAACAGGTGGTTTGGACATCGTAGCTATGGTGCTTTCTCGTATGAAAGACCGTCCGATCGGTATTTACTTCCTTGTACTGAACAGTGCTATCATCGCGATTGCTGGTTTATTATATGAACCGGAAAACGCGTTGTACACATTATTGACGTTATACGTAACTACGCGTGTGATCGACGCTGTTCATACACGTCACGAAAAACTTACGGCTATGATTATCACGTCCAAAGCAGCCGATTTAGAAAAAGCGATCCATTCTCAAATGGTTCGCGGTATTACAACTTTGCCGGCAAGAGGTGCTTTTACACAGCAGGATAAAAATATGATGATTATGGTTATTACCCGATATGAATTATATGACCTGCAGCATATTATCCAGGATGTCGATCCTTCTGCGTTTACCAATATCGTTCAAACGACAGGTATTTTTGGTTTCTTCCGAAAAGATGACAAATAA
- a CDS encoding alpha-amylase family glycosyl hydrolase: MRKVIAGILFIPLFLFFASQAGAAETEERQWQDESVYYISIDRFMNGDNSNDREEDEAYHGGDLEGIIKQLDYIKEKGFTAIEISPMMANQDGGYHGQWIDDFRSVDEHFGTMKKAEQLVEAAHELDLKVMFDFVVSHTGSDHPWKEDPQKNDWYAEADTTYPEAWAQNMSVLNLDNPQVQSYFLDTAEFWIKETGVDAFHLHSAVPLPDKFYTDLEARVQSVQEGFGLFTENLKGEDDSSVSFQSVTRDTFQSSGKNLDDLYTVWEDNVEHKGKPYETLRYIDDPSTGRFTHLAVEEGQNPITRWKLALTYQFTIPGIPVMYFGTELPLDDGGDPSTIKMMNFKAGDEQLKQRIDNLTSMRTQFSALTRGDYEEMYNEEGLAIFKRSYEDQTMIVAINNAEETKAAVLSGLPEGQQLRGLLHDGMVRQQDNGDYRLGMERETADVFVVEPDEGYNWLFIGFVGGVLSLFVIAVTVISLKNRKTEQA, from the coding sequence ATGAGAAAAGTAATAGCTGGGATTCTGTTTATTCCGTTATTTCTCTTTTTCGCTTCTCAAGCTGGAGCAGCAGAAACAGAAGAACGTCAATGGCAGGATGAAAGCGTATACTATATATCGATTGATCGATTTATGAATGGCGATAATTCTAACGATAGGGAAGAAGATGAAGCCTATCACGGCGGTGATTTAGAAGGAATTATCAAACAGCTGGATTATATTAAGGAGAAGGGATTTACAGCCATTGAGATCTCCCCAATGATGGCCAATCAAGATGGAGGGTATCATGGTCAATGGATCGACGATTTTCGATCGGTTGATGAACACTTCGGTACTATGAAGAAAGCCGAGCAGCTGGTCGAAGCAGCCCATGAACTGGACCTTAAGGTGATGTTTGATTTTGTGGTGTCCCATACCGGAAGCGATCATCCCTGGAAAGAGGATCCACAAAAAAATGATTGGTATGCGGAAGCTGACACTACCTATCCGGAAGCCTGGGCACAGAATATGTCCGTATTAAATCTGGACAATCCACAGGTACAGAGCTATTTCCTCGACACCGCTGAGTTCTGGATCAAGGAAACAGGAGTAGATGCGTTCCATTTACATAGTGCTGTTCCTTTACCCGATAAGTTTTATACAGATCTGGAGGCACGGGTTCAGTCCGTACAGGAAGGGTTTGGACTATTCACAGAAAATCTAAAAGGTGAAGACGATTCTTCCGTTTCCTTTCAGTCGGTGACGCGTGACACGTTTCAATCATCCGGAAAGAATCTTGATGATCTTTATACTGTTTGGGAGGATAACGTCGAACATAAAGGAAAACCTTACGAGACTCTTCGATATATCGATGACCCTTCAACCGGACGATTTACGCACTTGGCGGTAGAAGAAGGGCAGAATCCGATCACTCGCTGGAAGCTCGCTTTGACGTATCAGTTTACGATTCCAGGCATACCTGTCATGTACTTTGGTACGGAGCTGCCGCTTGATGATGGCGGCGATCCGTCAACCATTAAAATGATGAACTTCAAAGCAGGGGACGAGCAGCTGAAGCAGCGTATCGATAATTTAACTTCTATGAGAACGCAATTTTCTGCGCTCACACGCGGAGATTATGAAGAAATGTACAATGAAGAAGGTCTGGCTATTTTTAAACGGAGCTATGAAGACCAGACGATGATCGTTGCGATTAATAATGCAGAAGAAACGAAAGCCGCTGTACTTTCCGGTTTACCAGAAGGACAGCAGCTTAGAGGCCTTTTACATGATGGAATGGTACGACAGCAGGATAATGGGGACTACCGCCTTGGAATGGAAAGGGAAACCGCAGACGTTTTTGTGGTGGAACCTGACGAGGGCTATAATTGGCTGTTTATCGGTTTTGTCGGTGGTGTTCTTAGTTTATTTGTAATTGCCGTAACCGTGATCAGTCTTAAAAACCGGAAAACAGAACAAGCTTAA
- the asnB gene encoding asparagine synthase (glutamine-hydrolyzing), with the protein MCGIVGWIDYKNKVQNKTPLLERMADTIRHRGPDDYQTWLDGPAAFGHQRLIVVDPNGGKQPMVREAHDEQYVLCYNGELYNTDEVRDTLKAKGWTFRSHSDTEVVLVSFMEWGRECVERLNGIFAFSIWEKKRKRLFLARDRLGVKPLFVRHQPDGLMFASEMKAILAHPDVEARVGAEGIQEILTLGPSRTPGHGIFETLQELRPGHRAFWEKGKLSIERYWNVKSAEHTDTWDETVARVRELFIDASERQLVSDVTLGTFLSGGVDSSAITAVAAEKYKNEQKGALQTFSIDYKDQDKFFKKSAFQPDRDEAYIKKVSSQHQTRHYVMEATPEDLISRLKQAVTLRDLPGMADVDSSLLWFCEQIKKHVTVALSGECADEIFGGYPWFYRKEDQERKGFPWIRSLDERMNLVKTDVSQSVNMEAYMLKRYQETIDETPVLAGEDEKAVKHRQMSYLNMNWFMQTLLERKDRMSMGASLEVRVPFSDHRLVEYAWNIPWSMKFHGDQEKGLLREALRGVLPDEVLFRKKNPYPKTFHPAYTKAVCTWMNEIVADANAPLFDLFDRKKVRKLNDSEGQAIGAPWFGQLMTGPQLIAHLCQINYWLKTYHVRL; encoded by the coding sequence ATGTGCGGTATTGTGGGTTGGATTGATTACAAAAATAAAGTGCAGAATAAAACCCCTCTTTTAGAAAGGATGGCCGATACCATCCGGCACCGTGGTCCAGACGATTATCAAACGTGGCTGGATGGGCCGGCAGCTTTCGGACACCAGCGTCTAATTGTTGTAGACCCGAACGGCGGGAAACAGCCGATGGTACGGGAGGCACATGACGAACAGTATGTGCTTTGCTATAACGGTGAGTTATATAATACGGATGAAGTACGAGATACATTAAAAGCGAAAGGCTGGACGTTCCGCTCTCATTCGGATACGGAGGTTGTCCTTGTCAGTTTTATGGAGTGGGGCAGAGAATGCGTGGAGCGATTAAACGGTATTTTCGCCTTCAGTATTTGGGAGAAAAAGAGAAAGCGTCTGTTTTTAGCTAGAGACCGGCTCGGGGTTAAGCCATTGTTTGTTCGTCATCAGCCGGATGGTCTGATGTTTGCTTCTGAGATGAAAGCCATCCTTGCCCATCCGGACGTAGAAGCAAGGGTTGGAGCGGAAGGAATTCAGGAAATTCTTACGCTTGGACCTTCGAGAACACCGGGGCACGGCATTTTTGAAACGTTGCAGGAACTTCGTCCAGGTCACCGGGCGTTTTGGGAAAAAGGAAAGCTTTCGATCGAGCGTTACTGGAATGTGAAGAGCGCCGAGCACACCGACACATGGGATGAGACCGTAGCACGTGTGAGGGAGTTATTTATTGATGCTTCCGAACGGCAGCTCGTTTCGGATGTAACACTAGGTACTTTTTTATCGGGCGGGGTGGACTCAAGTGCCATTACGGCTGTAGCCGCTGAAAAATACAAAAATGAACAAAAGGGCGCGCTGCAGACCTTTTCGATTGATTATAAAGATCAGGATAAATTCTTTAAGAAGAGCGCTTTTCAGCCGGACCGTGATGAAGCTTATATTAAGAAAGTCTCAAGCCAGCATCAGACCCGTCATTACGTGATGGAAGCGACGCCTGAAGACCTAATATCAAGGCTGAAGCAGGCCGTAACACTACGGGATTTGCCAGGGATGGCAGATGTTGATTCCTCATTGCTGTGGTTTTGTGAACAAATTAAAAAACATGTAACGGTTGCGTTGTCAGGGGAATGCGCTGATGAAATATTTGGAGGCTATCCGTGGTTTTATAGAAAAGAAGATCAGGAGCGAAAAGGATTTCCTTGGATCCGGTCCTTAGATGAACGAATGAATTTAGTAAAAACGGATGTTAGTCAGAGTGTGAATATGGAAGCGTACATGTTGAAACGTTATCAGGAGACGATCGATGAAACGCCGGTTCTTGCAGGAGAAGACGAAAAAGCGGTGAAACACCGACAGATGTCTTACCTCAATATGAACTGGTTTATGCAGACGCTCCTTGAGCGTAAGGACCGGATGAGTATGGGGGCAAGCCTTGAGGTTCGTGTACCTTTCAGCGATCATCGTCTGGTGGAATATGCGTGGAATATTCCGTGGAGCATGAAATTTCACGGGGATCAGGAAAAAGGTTTGCTTCGTGAAGCGTTGCGCGGCGTACTTCCTGATGAAGTGCTGTTCCGAAAGAAAAATCCATATCCAAAAACGTTTCACCCCGCTTATACAAAAGCCGTCTGTACATGGATGAATGAAATAGTAGCCGATGCGAATGCTCCACTGTTCGATCTTTTCGACCGTAAAAAAGTGAGGAAGCTTAATGATTCAGAAGGTCAGGCGATCGGAGCCCCATGGTTTGGTCAGTTAATGACAGGACCACAGCTAATCGCTCACCTCTGTCAAATTAATTATTGGCTCAAAACCTATCACGTACGTTTGTAA
- a CDS encoding BsuPI-related putative proteinase inhibitor, producing MKHLLAILMGVMMITMAACGNEADSETKSKEVKAEEPQAEEQSEEKAEEVEAFIQSLNMEANVETSEETADFQMSLENTSDETVTLGFTSSQEYEIHVTNAEGESVYTFSADKMFTQEMINKDLVAGESLTAEETWTGIEEPGDYEATITFLVNSINEQPLEAEPFQLTKSFSVEAADQETGNSQEENEVPSEEPEKENPLESDKDKETNEEVKTEEKTVSVEEDGFRNIEVSGKDGAYTVTGEAHVSHGEFTYLVEDGHHVLIEPETMEVGNKSEWAPFTLELSIPNEDLPDFGTVTLTLVVNSEDSQDETIKNVPLEEIAQSEPENDTESTTREVETEGEAFRNVTVSGENGAYTIEGEARVHEGSFIYTVEDGHYVLVEPTSVQVVEGAPAWSSFEIEIDISEEDLPTYGSLTLTVFEESAEDGSPVHVNHLLLQKFN from the coding sequence ATGAAACATTTGTTAGCCATCTTAATGGGGGTCATGATGATTACCATGGCGGCCTGCGGAAATGAAGCAGATTCTGAGACTAAATCTAAGGAAGTTAAGGCAGAAGAACCACAAGCGGAAGAACAATCAGAGGAGAAAGCTGAAGAAGTGGAAGCATTTATTCAATCTTTGAATATGGAAGCGAACGTGGAAACATCGGAGGAGACAGCCGATTTTCAAATGTCGCTTGAAAACACGTCGGACGAGACTGTAACCTTAGGATTTACTTCCAGCCAGGAATATGAAATTCACGTAACGAATGCTGAAGGGGAAAGTGTTTACACATTTTCAGCTGATAAAATGTTTACCCAGGAAATGATCAACAAAGATTTGGTAGCGGGTGAATCGTTAACGGCTGAAGAAACATGGACAGGCATTGAAGAGCCAGGGGACTACGAAGCCACTATAACGTTCCTGGTAAATTCAATCAATGAACAGCCATTAGAGGCTGAACCTTTCCAATTAACGAAATCATTTAGTGTTGAAGCTGCTGATCAAGAAACGGGGAACAGTCAGGAAGAAAATGAAGTACCATCTGAAGAACCTGAAAAAGAAAACCCGTTAGAATCTGATAAAGATAAAGAAACAAATGAAGAAGTAAAAACAGAAGAGAAGACTGTGAGTGTCGAGGAAGACGGGTTTCGTAATATTGAAGTAAGCGGTAAGGATGGAGCCTATACAGTCACGGGCGAAGCTCACGTATCGCACGGGGAATTTACCTACCTCGTTGAAGATGGTCATCACGTGCTGATTGAACCTGAAACAATGGAAGTAGGAAATAAATCCGAATGGGCTCCTTTTACTCTTGAGCTTTCGATTCCAAATGAGGATTTACCTGATTTCGGTACGGTGACTCTTACGCTTGTAGTGAATTCTGAAGACAGTCAAGACGAAACCATAAAGAATGTTCCCTTAGAGGAAATTGCGCAGAGTGAGCCGGAGAATGATACGGAGTCAACGACGCGAGAGGTTGAAACTGAAGGCGAGGCATTCCGCAACGTAACCGTGTCTGGTGAGAATGGTGCTTATACCATCGAGGGAGAAGCTCGTGTACACGAAGGCAGCTTTATTTATACAGTGGAAGATGGTCATTACGTACTGGTGGAACCAACATCTGTACAAGTAGTCGAGGGTGCCCCTGCGTGGTCTTCATTCGAGATAGAGATTGATATTTCTGAGGAAGACCTGCCGACGTACGGTTCACTGACGTTGACTGTATTTGAAGAAAGTGCTGAAGATGGAAGTCCTGTGCACGTTAACCATTTACTTCTACAGAAATTTAATTAA
- a CDS encoding Cof-type HAD-IIB family hydrolase: MDKQHLIALDLDGTLLTDDKVIHAQTKEVVLNAIHQGHIVVIATGRPHRASIDFYHELGLKTPMVNFNGALIHHPTDHKWDALHSPLSIRTAHKIIDTCQELGVKNILAEVMDQVYLHQHDEEIMSIFQTKNDNPISIGRLQSNLKDDPTSILIHPEEDKIQRLREELDVHASLIDHRKWGAPWHVIEIVRAGLNKAVGLHKIAHYFHIPKDRIIAFGDEDNDLEMIDYAGVGVAMGNAIDELKGVAKHVTHSNEENGIGEFLNEYLKLNKKAM, from the coding sequence ATGGATAAACAACATTTAATAGCACTGGATCTGGACGGCACACTTCTGACGGATGATAAGGTCATCCATGCCCAAACAAAAGAAGTGGTGCTAAATGCCATACATCAAGGTCACATCGTGGTGATTGCGACAGGGCGTCCACATCGAGCAAGCATCGATTTCTATCATGAATTAGGACTTAAGACGCCAATGGTTAACTTTAATGGCGCTTTAATCCACCACCCTACAGATCATAAGTGGGATGCGCTTCACTCCCCGCTTTCAATACGCACCGCTCATAAAATTATCGATACGTGTCAGGAACTGGGTGTCAAAAATATTCTGGCAGAAGTCATGGATCAAGTGTATTTACATCAGCATGATGAAGAAATTATGAGCATTTTCCAAACGAAAAATGACAATCCAATCAGTATTGGACGTTTGCAGTCGAACTTAAAAGATGATCCTACCTCCATCCTAATCCACCCGGAAGAAGATAAAATCCAGAGGCTTCGGGAAGAACTGGATGTGCACGCTTCTTTAATAGATCACCGTAAATGGGGCGCGCCCTGGCATGTGATTGAAATCGTCCGAGCTGGTCTGAATAAGGCGGTAGGTCTTCACAAAATCGCTCACTACTTCCACATTCCAAAGGATCGTATTATTGCGTTTGGCGATGAAGACAACGACCTGGAAATGATTGATTACGCCGGTGTCGGCGTAGCTATGGGGAACGCCATTGATGAACTAAAAGGTGTCGCGAAACACGTTACGCATTCAAATGAAGAAAACGGCATAGGAGAATTCTTGAACGAATATTTAAAACTTAATAAAAAAGCCATGTAA
- a CDS encoding alpha/beta fold hydrolase, translated as MIGIQRKTLKGVPTLTVVDSAKQEEPMPVFIYFHGFTSAKEHNLPQAYLLAERGYRVILPDSAYHGERDQDLSKDELNFKFWDIVYQNLKELQDIKDELDRENLIKDRRIGVGGTSLGGITTSAALTMYPWIQASAVMMGSPKPVDFAKQLVDEIEYFGLQIPLSEEKMNELFDFLGAIDLSKQMDKLYGRPLFFWHGDADPVVPFEHSYDFYNEAIKYYKNPENIRFLREVGRDHKVSRFAILEMVNWLELVL; from the coding sequence ATGATCGGAATTCAAAGGAAAACCTTAAAAGGCGTACCAACACTTACTGTAGTTGATTCAGCAAAACAAGAGGAGCCGATGCCTGTATTTATTTACTTCCACGGCTTTACATCAGCGAAGGAGCATAACCTTCCTCAGGCTTATTTACTGGCAGAAAGAGGCTACCGTGTCATTCTACCTGACAGTGCCTACCACGGCGAACGTGATCAGGATCTGTCCAAGGATGAGCTGAATTTTAAGTTCTGGGATATTGTATATCAAAACTTAAAAGAACTTCAAGATATAAAAGATGAACTTGATCGAGAGAACCTTATTAAAGACCGGCGAATCGGCGTCGGAGGTACATCCCTTGGAGGGATTACAACGAGCGCGGCTCTAACCATGTATCCGTGGATTCAGGCCAGCGCAGTCATGATGGGTTCTCCGAAACCAGTTGATTTTGCTAAGCAATTGGTGGATGAAATCGAGTACTTCGGGCTTCAGATTCCATTGTCAGAAGAAAAAATGAATGAGCTCTTTGATTTTCTCGGAGCGATTGATCTATCCAAACAAATGGACAAACTATACGGAAGACCTCTTTTCTTCTGGCATGGCGATGCGGATCCTGTTGTTCCATTTGAACACTCATACGATTTTTATAACGAAGCCATTAAATATTATAAAAATCCGGAGAATATCCGCTTCTTAAGAGAAGTCGGCCGGGACCATAAGGTTAGCCGCTTTGCTATCCTGGAAATGGTTAACTGGCTTGAATTAGTTCTATGA
- a CDS encoding DUF3813 domain-containing protein produces the protein MKGRNLFENARDAVNRFTQNRDGNGSQQMSQEDMQAAKQAIQSAYSQCSQQEKQELQQLEQQLENHHQSLR, from the coding sequence ATGAAGGGCAGAAACCTTTTTGAAAACGCACGTGATGCGGTAAACCGTTTCACACAGAACCGTGATGGCAATGGCAGCCAACAGATGAGTCAAGAAGACATGCAAGCGGCTAAACAAGCGATTCAATCTGCATATAGCCAATGTTCTCAACAAGAGAAACAAGAGCTACAGCAGTTGGAACAACAGCTTGAGAACCACCATCAAAGTTTGCGATAA